One genomic window of Nicotiana sylvestris chromosome 10, ASM39365v2, whole genome shotgun sequence includes the following:
- the LOC104230317 gene encoding delta(12)-fatty-acid desaturase FAD2-like yields LQFLLYFHHFFHFIPSPYSYVAWVSYWIVQGLVFSAIFVIAHERGHNAFCDYQWVNDTVGFILHSALLVPYFSWKNGHRRHHSNTSSLERVMYIFFVPRLKSELKWYYKYLNNPLGQVVTLAFTIILGEPLHLAFNLFGKPSDLFACHFDPYAPICNDREIKQIYISNAGVIAATYVLYRLALAQGLPWLICFYGVPLLIAKNLYILVTFLHHTHPSLLGEYYQFDDTPVHKAIWRDFKKCIYVEKDEESPDKGVFWYKNKF; encoded by the coding sequence CTCCAGTTTTTACTATATTTCCACCACTTTTTCCACTTCATTCCTTCCCCTTATAGTTACGTTGCATGGGTTTCTTATTGGATCGTCCAAGGTTTAGTTTTTTCTGCAATATTTGTCATTGCCCATGAACGTGGCCACAATGCCTTTTGTGATTACCAATGGGTTAATGACACTGTTGGTTTTATCCTCCATTCTGCACTTTTAGTCCCATACTTCTCATGGAAAAATGGTCATCGCCGTCATCACTCTAACACTAGTTCCCTTGAACGTGTCATGTACATTTTTTTTGTGCCAAGGCTTAAATCCGAACTAAAATGGTACTATAAATACTTGAACAATCCATTAGGACAAGTAGTCACACTTGCCTTCACAATCATTCTTGGCGAGCCTTTGCACTTGGCATTCAATCTCTTCGGCAAACCTAGTGATCTCTTTGCATGTCATTTTGATCCATATGCTCCTATATGTAATGACCGTGAGATAAAACAAATTTACATTTCAAATGCAGGTGTGATTGCAGCTACTTATGTGTTGTATCGTCTTGCTTTGGCACAAGGGCTACCTTGGCTTATATGCTTCTATGGGGTACCCCTCCTAATCGCGAAAAACCTTTATATATTAGTCACTTTTTTGCACCATACTCATCCTTCATTATTAGGAGAATATTACCAGTTTGATGATACCCCAGTTCATAAGGCAATATGGAGGGATTTTAAGAAGTGCATCTATGTGGAGAAAGATGAAGAATCTCCTGATAAAGGTGTTTTTTGGTATAAAAATAAGTTCTAA